The genome window aaatagaTTAATATTGGGAGTTATTACACGCGTACAAGTCTTTGTGTATAAAATCCCATGACCATTTTGCATGTTATCAGTACACACACTAAGATACCTCTCGACTCTAAGTAGGTGTTTACCACTTAATCATGGCTCTGCTCATCACAAACCAAGGCCAAACCATCTGTTTGGCCTTTTTTCTTGTGCTCATTTTGGCCTTCTGCTCCTCTCAAGCATCTTGTAGTCGCCAGCTTTATGGCgaagaaaaaaacatgttCCAGAGGTTTGAGGAGTGGATGACTAAACATGGACGAGTGTATAAGGATGCACAGGAGGAGCTGCGCTACGACATTTTCAAGTCCAATGTGGAATTTATAGAAGCTTTTAACAAGAACAAGGACGGAAGGAAGTACACACTAAGCATCAATAAGTTTGCGGATCGCAAGAATGAGGAACTTCGAGCAATGCGTAATGGATACAATGTGAGGCAGCATCTCTCCAAAGAAGTGATCACCTCCAACTCCATGAAAGTAAGTCCAAATACATTTTTCAAATATGCAAATGTAACCGTGGTGCCACTTTCCTGGGATTGGACTACAAGTGCTGTAACCCCGGTCAAGGACCAAGGATATGATTGTGGTAAGCATGCAAGATTAATCTATATAGTCTAATACTTTCTTGTCGGACAATCTgacaatataaaatcattatgTCATTTAACTTTTATGTTGAATCATGCATTTAAGCAATTGTtaatgttaattttttattatataaatacattcTCTATCCAATCGTGGCTTAATTATGAACGTTTTTTTGTCTCAATATCATGATGCTATAGGGAGTTGTTGGGCGTTCGCAACAGTGGCAGTTGTAGAAGGGCTTAACTCTATTATGACAGGAAACTTAATTTCGCTATCAGAACAAGAGATTATCGATTGTACAACTAGTTTCGAAGATGATGGCTGCCATGGTGGTTTTGTGGAGAAAGCCTTCGAATACATGATCCAACGCAACATGAGCCTGTCAACTGAAGATGGCTACCCTTACAAGGCTGTAGATGGTGGCGTTTGCTTGGATGACTTCAATAATAATGTTGCCTCCGGTGCCATAACTATAACCGGGTACAAGCAAGTGCCTCAAAACAACGAAATTGCTTTGTTGCTGGCTGTTGCCAACCAGCCAGTTTCAGTTTATATTGATGCAGAAGCAGAAGAGTTCAAACATTATTCGGGTGGCGTGTACACTGGACCATGTGGTACAAACTTAACCCATGCTGTTACTATAGTTGGATATGATACTACTGAGGATGATGAGAAGTATTGGCTTATCAAAAATTCTTGGGGAGAAGAATGGGGGGAGAGTGGATACATGAGGATTCAAAGAGACTTTGATGCCAATGAAGGACTATGTGGTATTGCTATGGGAGCTTTTTATCCAACCGTATGACTTATCAAATGAAAGAAGCAGCTAGGAGCTGCAAATTCATACATGATCATGAGATCTTAGGGCTATAACTTAGTATGATTAAGCTTATTTATTCTTTATGTTTCTTGTTAGTTGTAAAGTTTTGTcgttttattaatgaataatGATAGCTTTCCATTACATATTTACTGATAGCTAGCTTGATTTCCTAATTCAACACAacttgtttttgcttttttaattGGGTTGGGCTAATTTAACCTAGCTAGGTTCGTTAAAACTTAAAAGCAGAAACTGAAGAGAAGGTGGCTTGAATTACCAACCCCAACAGGCCCAAAATAATAACCTAAACTAGCCAACATAATTAAACTACGTACGAAGACACAAACTTGGCCGAAGAAACAAAGTAAAACTATACAAATCCTAATTAGCAGAGAAGTTTCCCCATCAAGCCTCCGTATACATAGATTGTCTTCCAGTTCAGATCAGGGTGCTAAAACATTGCTCAACTAACTTCAATTGTCTTGTCATGCAACAATTCTTGATAAATGGTTTATGCATCTTGATCTCAAAGGAGATTCAAAATGTCTACATCTTGAATATCTCAACCAAGAATatgcttgagagagagagagagagagagagagagagagaggaacaTGTTGCGTGAGAGCCCGAGAATTACAACAAGCAATCTTCATGAATTGctcttcaatttcaaaaaacaCACTTTCCCATGGAACCCGGTGTTTATTTTGTGAGATCAAATTCCAAGCcttagtatagccgcgcggctatacggtctataaaaaaactttataaaaaaaaaaaggacatttGTAttcgatctcttggaccacaagagtccaagagattgtggtcacccactgttcgatattaatccaatgcttcaaaaaagttttttaaaaggagtacaagagtgagtgaacacAAATCtattggacccctgtagtccaagagatcaggactgtttTATACTATATAGATATTGATTTATTAGTTTCGATATATATACtttataaattcaaattttttaatatatattatttttattcaatattatccgaaaattttgtgtgtattattgaaaattttgtataaaacaaAGTGTATtagacatgaaaaatacatacgtacATGTACACTACGAGtattaaaactgaaaatgctaaattctttatatgggtaataactctggaaaagtaaaaactcaaaaggtGACAATAGAGACTCaagtaatggcctaatagtaatggataatacTCTAAACTATTGATAAAAAACAATTGGggaaaaacaattttaaataaaaaagacccATGTAAAGACACACGGCTATAatatttgtaaataaaaaaataaaaaaatttataaataaataaatagaaaagaaaagatgatCTACCTAGCGCCAAGCATCCAACTAGCGATTCGGTGCCACGTATCAAAACAGTATAGCGAcgtggctatactctttacGTTGGATATAATACTGGACAATGTGGTACAACCTTAACCTATGCTGTTACTATAGTCGGATATAATACCAGTCAGGATGATGGGACCAAGTATTGGCTAGTCAAAAATTCTTTTGGGGAGAATGGATACATGAGGATTCAAAGGGACATTGATGCTCAAGAAGGACTATGTAGCATTGCTACGGGAACTTATTATCCAACCACATGAGACATCAAAGTAGCTGCTAATTTCATGATCATGAGATGCTTGGCGCAATAGCTTACACGTGTTGATACTATATGATAGGGTCTATTACGGTTAGTTTACAAACCATGCATGCCATCAAACCCATGTTacgatttcaatttttttattttatttttactttagCATTAGATTAATTTACAAACACTAGGTCACAGGGTAGCTCCAATCTTATATTTTACTGGGTTGAAATTGTAAAAGACCTGACAATGCTAGCTAACTGTTGTTTGAAACGCTCTTGTGGTTGTCTCCTACTATTAATTTCACAATATTTTTACTTCCTTGCGCAACTTTGTCTTAAATAAAGCagtattgaatattcatgtcTTTAAGTAGTGtatatgttttattattttgttcgTATATACAACTTATGAAATTCTTCACCGTATAAATAGTTAATACACGAAAGTACTCCAATAAATCCTTTTGTGTATTAAATTTGGAACCTTTTTAACTAAGCCTGTAGATAAACAAATGCACTAAGCAAGctacacatatatatacttataGTGTTGTATTAAGAACAGagaaattacaaaaagagGAATTAATTGTGCTCGTACTGTGCAAGCAAAATTGGATTAACCCTCGATATCGCTCATAAGGTAATCCTCGAAAAGCCTAAGTTGATCTTCAATACTCGTGCCCTGCTGACCGTACTGTGCAAGCAAAGCGGGATTAACCATGGTGTCCTGTTCACCCTCGACATCGTTCATAAGGAAATCCTCGAGAACCCTAATTTGATCTTCAGTACTTGTGCCAATCATGTCCTGCTGATCGTACTGTGCAAGCAAACTTGGATTAACCATGGTGTCATGTTCACCCTCGACATCGTTCATAAGGTAATCTTCCAAAAAAAGTTGATCTTCAGTACTTGCGTCAATATGTTGCTGCTGATCATCATGCACATGCTGGGCCTGGATTTCTCCACTGGAAGGCAGGTCAACTTCATGATTTTGTCGTTCTTCTAATTTGCTTTTGCCcgatgtttctttctttctaacaAGACAAAGAACAATTGTCTCTTTGTTTCGCACCCGCACGAGAGATTCATCAAGCTGGAACTCAAGCATGATCCAACGGTCATCATGGGGCGAGCCAGGGTTCATGTACCGAAATCGTTTTCTGATGCCAATATCATTCCCACAAGCACGTATTTTCTTGCCGGAGTCTTCTCCTTTCCACACTCCGGTACCCGTGACACCAACTGTTCGGCAAAACCGCGAGCCGTTCGGAGTCTTCTTCTTGAGTGTGGTGAAGACGTAGATGTCTTCTTGATCATCTGGTGATGAGTGGTGGAAATCTCTCCATATCTCCCATGGTTCTTTTGTACCGTAGAGATCGCAGTCAGGAACAACACCTTTAGGATAGTCGTTTCCATTCACTCTGGGGAGAAGGTAGTGAAGAAGTAGTTCTTCTTCTGAAGGCGTGAACCTGTACCCAACTGGAACTTGATAGCCACCCATACTTAATTCTTAACTAGGGTTTCTAATTAATGATGCGCAGTAAGAGAAAAACCAAAGGCTGCAAGTGAGAGAGCAACTTATTATTTGGGGTGTATTTATAGTGGTTGAATTTCTTGCAACCCACAAGTTCACGTTCCGAATTATTTGGGTAATTATTTTATGGACTAATCAGGGCTTGACATGTAAGGTGGATTGAGATAAATGAGCATATATACCGGGTGTATTTTGTTGCAGATAATTATGCCAAGGAGAATAAACTAAATCATTGATATGTTATATATTTCTCTTAGATAAAGATAAAATTTTagataatttgaaaaaatttcttagATGAAGATATGATTTTagataatttgaaaattcaaccATGAGGAtcatatagatatatacatgaaCAAACGCCTCAATTTGCCGTCGTTTCTCTTTTTGCCTGTCAACATTTTTCATATGAGTTGTTCAGATTTTGATATGGCtgaaatgatatatatatatatatatatatatatatgtgtacaaaaatgatatatttttGGTCTGTTTTTAGggatttttttcaaattttctaacCTATATGTATATCGAAAGTATTAGATGGCGGGAAAAACCAACCTATATGTATTGAGTATATGGTTATATGTAGAAGAAGGGAAGGATCCTTGAAATATACGTCAAAGATATGGAACAATATCGGAAAGACCAAAAATTGGGCATTGACGATGGATTGCCATTTAACTTATTTATTTCCATAAAAGGAAGGATgtgaaattaaataagaagATTGGAATACCAGGTTTCCAAATTTTATCTTTTGCTGGACCAGTGTtttttacattaaaaaaactgTCCTGCACTCGAATATTTGACTCTGGATGGACTTCTTATGAAGGATGTTTCTTATATGTCCAGACAAATGATGTCTCTCGAATTATTCTTTGGATGCAAAATCGgggaaaaacaaattttaaaaaaaatacagtaTCTATGTAaagcgtatagccgtgcggctatactatttttaaataaaaaacattttgaaaaaaaaggacCCCAGTACAGCCGATCAgctttaacaaaaaaaaaaaaaaatcccgaGTCTAGCCGAGCAGCTGTACTAtttgtaattataaaatataaaataaaaaaaagaggtcTGCCTAGCGTCTGGCGTCGATTAGCGATTCCgcagccacgtgtcaacaaaGTATCGCCGCatagctatactatttttatgaggagtagagccgcgcggctgtacaatttgtaaaaagaaaaatacccgCCTAGCGCCTGGCGTCCGACGTCCGACTAGCGATTCGGCGCCATGTGTCCTCAATACGTCTacaatagtatagccgctcggctatactctttaagtGTATTACATTTAAAAGgagtatagccacgcggctatactatttattaaaaaacaaaatcataaaaataaaataaaataaaaaaaaaaaaaaaaaaggatcctTCTATTTGTGTtagatatatattattaatctGCTAAtttagaaatatatattttatagatttaaattttttaatattttattttcattcaatACTATGCCGGGAACAACCTATGGACTTCAATGGTGAAGGAgactaccttttttttttttcatagaaGCGTTTTTAGGTGCAAAACACTCGGGGTTTTGAAACTTATGCTCCTCCTGCTTCAGGGTGTTTCCCAAATCTCAAATCCCTCGATGTTGGAGTTCATTGTCCTGGTAAGAGCTTAATGGAAAAGCTTTTTACAAACTGTCCTGCACTTGAATATTTGACTATTGAAGGACTTCTTATGAAGCATGTTTCTTTTATGTCCAGACATGATGTCTTAAGAATTATTCTTTGGATGCAAGATCCCTCGTCAATGCCAATATTGTTTTCTGGTACCATTATTTTGCAGCAGGCCGAGGTTATGAGAAATTCGTGTTCTAATGAAAATGTGGGGGTTGGTTGCTACATAGAAGCCAAGACATGCATTTCACAATTCTGTGCAAAATTTGTATCACAAGCTCATTATCAGCCAATAAAATTCaatgttgaaattgaaatgtgCTGATGTTTTTACACAATGGGCAATTCCACTTATAAGATATTGATATAATAACAGACTAATCTATACATCAAAGGCTCAAAGACAATACATAGATAGCCGCAAATGATCTTGCAAAAACAGAATAGTATATTATGCATCTCTACCCCCACTCAGCGACTTCTTATTATTCTGCAAAATTTTaagcaaaaaatttataaatcaCTCATATCCAGTCAATGCACTAAATGgaagtttaataaaaattaagtgTTATATAAATTTCTTGCCTTCCCAATCGAGAGAGTTCGGGTTCCGCAAGAAGCAAATCTTGCAGTGGTTTTgcattcttttccttctcagCAAAACTGCAAGACAAGGGAGGCAACTAAAGTTTCGGTAATTTCAAACCAGGATTGCTAACTCATTTTCCCAGATAACTAGATGGTAAACAAAACATCAAGTCTCTAATAATTGCTCTCTGAAATCATTTTATTATACCCATCACCCAAGTTTTGACTGCTTCCCTAAATAAAGTTTCACAGTTCCTTCATACCTTATCTCCGTGGTAAATCAAATTTATCTTCGTATGCATGAGACCTTTTCCCAttaatatggtaaatttaaTGCAGTGTGACTGAGAACTCAATATTTCAACAATTACTTCTctaatagaaagaaaaacacaatcaaCATAAAACTCAGGGACTACATTTTTCTAATAATCTTTGCAATTTCCCTACTGTTTAATAGGCCATACATAGTACACCCCTACAAGTTTGAGTTACAGTTAAGATGTCTTGACCAATAATTTGATTAATCCCTATATGAGAAAAGCGCAAcagaaatgaaatttaaaactGCCGTTTCTCAGGCAAGGCAAAAGTAGTGAACTACCGACCTAAACATTTGATCAAGGGAGATAAGCTTGTTGTGAATAGTGTGCTTGCTGCCAACATAAGTCACAACTAAGCTACCAGCATCTGGGTGGGGCCAGCTCCTTGAAGTAGGAAACCGGAGTACAAATGTACCAGATTCCTGTAAACCCCTTGAACCTTGAAGTGAAGTTTCAGCTTCTTCCTTCGTAATGAATCCTTCTATCCACTTGGGAGATGTTGAACTCCACATTGTATTTATCCAATCTTTTGATAACGTTAAAGCTACAGGATATAACCAACACCACATCTTTTCAAAGTTCTCTTGGGCCAGATATTCTTGGCAACCAGCAATTCTCCTCAGTAGCTCAAAGTCCTGAAAACATTTcccaaaggaaaagaataaacaCTTTTTGCAAGCTAAATCAAACATGACAACTTCATCCTCAAAACTAGTTCCCACAGAGTTTTCATTATGACGTATTATCCAGAGTGTAAAAGCAACAAGCTTGATATGAAAAAATGATTTGGCTACATATGATGAAAATAAAGGTATAAGGAAATCAACTTCACAACaacaagaaattaaatctCATAAGTTACACCCCTGGATTCTCCAAATCTAAACTAAAGCAACCACATAGCTATTTATGATATTTGTTAAAAATCTTCCCTACAGAAAAATTTCACAGACTTAATGGATTGAACACAAAgataaaatttattgaaaaaatacaactcatCTGAAAACTTGACAGTGTGTAGTTTTGATTGCTCAACCAACTTCAATTGTCTTGTCATGCAACAATCCTTAATAAACGGTTGATTCTGCTCTAGGAGCATCATCATGAGCATAAGATGCAACTTGATCTCATAGGAGATTCAAAATGTCTACATCTTAAATATCTAAACCAAGAGTATactctagagagagagagaggaaccTGTTGCGTGAGAGCCCGAGAATTACAAGCAGCAATCTTCATGAATTGctcttcaatttcaaaaaccaCACTTTCCCATGGAACCTGGTGTTTATTTTGTGAGATCAAATTCCAAGCCTTATTTCCTTCCTCTATCAATCGCTTCGCCATTGCTATTTGGTGCCTGAGGGAATAAATAAGAACGAAAAAGGATTCTGATTATACAAGGATAAGGAAATATATGGTATCTAAAGCACAAATCAAGGATCACTAGGTAGTAGCATAATCAAACTCtaatcctatttttttttccttttaaactgagaaattttttcttctcttgggTGAATTGACATAAGTATACACACGAAAGGGGGTTTAGTGATTACATGATCAGTAATATATTGAACctgaaatgaaaacaaaggaTCTGTTGTATTCTTACTCAAAATTAGAATCATAGCAAAGGAAGGATgaaaagaatagaaaaatatAGCTGTTCCCTACAATTCTTTTGGATTTGATATGAGTCAGTTTTTACAGGAATGTCTAGTTGGAATCtgaaactgaaaagaaaactaaatttGGCAACCAATGGAATAGAAGGGTTGAAGGaggattcttttttttctgtcATAATGAACAGAAATGACAAATATCATGCAAGAAAGAATATCATCATATATTTGTTAACTCAACCAATTGAGTCtgtattatttatattaagaAAAACACTAGTGAATACCTGTGGTGTGAACATCCTGAATATAAGGAAACCTGATgggaaaaactcaaaagttCTTCGTTAGAAGCAGTGCTGGAAATCTCCTTGAGCAGAAGAGTCTTCTCAGTTAAACCTGCTAGGCAGTATTTAAAAATGGTTGCATCCGACATTGGATTTCTACTACTTGACGTACTCTTGAGAGCTGAGTTTCTCGCTTCGGGGCTCTCTGAATCAGTTTGGGAGTCATCTAATTCTTCAAGACTGTCGGATCTCCTCGCCACATTTTTAAcctaattttcaatttatttcaatTAGACTCTTGTCAatattcacacacacacacacacacacacacacaaaaattaaaagtacGCATTTCCATATATCGATGTTAGAAAATTTATTCTAAAGGTTGCATATCTTTTGAAAATAGGATCATTCCAGCacaataaattaaacaaatatcatGATCCAACCTACTTACTATGATAATCTTCAAATAatgtattaaatatatttttatctttccTTGAGCTCAAATGGAAACATTAGCAAAAATGTAAATCATTCTTTTTCACCATTCAGCCTTATCAggaatattaataaaatttcaaaagttACATTCTTCGGAAATTATcagaattattatttttcactgaactgaaataattttaaaaaatatccCTTTCTTCCCAGCAGAGGTTGAAAAGAATCACACTTTTAGAAGAGTTTACACTGTTTTTCAActctccttttattttgaaGTTACTCATATGGGGTCCCTTATATAGGAAGACTTTTGACAGAAAATGCTGGAGAAGACAAATTCGGTTATGATCATTAGTGTATCTGGATTATCTAATTGTTCATTATATTAGTTCCAACAGAATAagaatttcaaacaaaagcacCCCATGGAATATTTTTGTATCATGAAACTCACTTATTATTATaagagaaaacaaatgaaTACCTGATTAGCAGTTCTGGAATGAGAGTTGCATTCGTCTTCTTGTCCCAATCTACACCGCTTTGATGATGGA of Prunus dulcis chromosome 4, ALMONDv2, whole genome shotgun sequence contains these proteins:
- the LOC117625292 gene encoding macrodontain-1-like, translated to MALLITNQGQTICLAFFLVLILAFCSSQASCSRQLYGEEKNMFQRFEEWMTKHGRVYKDAQEELRYDIFKSNVEFIEAFNKNKDGRKYTLSINKFADRKNEELRAMRNGYNVRQHLSKEVITSNSMKVSPNTFFKYANVTVVPLSWDWTTSAVTPVKDQGYDCGSCWAFATVAVVEGLNSIMTGNLISLSEQEIIDCTTSFEDDGCHGGFVEKAFEYMIQRNMSLSTEDGYPYKAVDGGVCLDDFNNNVASGAITITGYKQVPQNNEIALLLAVANQPVSVYIDAEAEEFKHYSGGVYTGPCGTNLTHAVTIVGYDTTEDDEKYWLIKNSWGEEWGESGYMRIQRDFDANEGLCGIAMGAFYPTV
- the LOC117626673 gene encoding NAC domain-containing protein JA2-like yields the protein MGGYQVPVGYRFTPSEEELLLHYLLPRVNGNDYPKGVVPDCDLYGTKEPWEIWRDFHHSSPDDQEDIYVFTTLKKKTPNGSRFCRTVGVTGTGVWKGEDSGKKIRACGNDIGIRKRFRYMNPGSPHDDRWIMLEFQLDESLKETSGKSKLEERQNHEVDLPSSGEIQAQHVHDDQQQHIDASTEDQLFLEDYLMNDVEGEHDTMVNPSLLCTVRSAGHEY
- the LOC117626672 gene encoding SH2 domain-containing protein A-like isoform X2, which encodes MANEEKDSVEYYSLLKDFRAEIEVQEGAFFLCFWLYLMSSTAFPARLIQVQSSATEGASFLVLSEKKKMVLLPLGILHKEAPETCDLTSLSEVPHVAMETEFPMEKWIHIGCEASCRRIFSLDVVLLDAFSHPINKELEVIASLVYADNGAPVEKTSDGEAPLLASQDGVEFASCDRPSKMLHGHASFKLKISQLSSKCDNRMFRIMFHMPKLETYPFLKAFSPPILCISRNRSTRMSSRLWKRPASANDQLNLSQLSGLDDETLELHHSSIHEEKLSPSSKRCRLGQEDECNSHSRTANQVKNVARRSDSLEELDDSQTDSESPEARNSALKSTSSSRNPMSDATIFKYCLAGLTEKTLLLKEISSTASNEELLSFSHQVSLYSGCSHHRHQIAMAKRLIEEGNKAWNLISQNKHQVPWESVVFEIEEQFMKIAACNSRALTQQDFELLRRIAGCQEYLAQENFEKMWCWLYPVALTLSKDWINTMWSSTSPKWIEGFITKEEAETSLQGSRGLQESGTFVLRFPTSRSWPHPDAGSLVVTYVGSKHTIHNKLISLDQMFSFAEKEKNAKPLQDLLLAEPELSRLGRIIRSR